From Enterococcus mundtii, the proteins below share one genomic window:
- the pepG1 gene encoding type I toxin-antitoxin system toxin PepG1 — translation MHILSKSYERRRLLSALDTIQLMLSFGMFTIALITLVVALLSDDKKK, via the coding sequence ATGCACATACTTTCTAAATCTTACGAAAGGAGACGCCTTTTGTCGGCACTCGATACAATCCAATTGATGCTCAGCTTTGGTATGTTCACCATCGCCCTGATCACGTTGGTTGTAGCATTGCTTAGCGACGACAAAAAGAAATAA
- a CDS encoding hemolysin family protein has protein sequence MVLNFVILFFMIAITAFFVASEFALVKIRRSRLEQLEKDDVKNAKLALHVTHHLDDYLSASQLGITLTGLIIGWVGEGSVAALLEPWIGQLPIGRGISATISVALGFILVTYVDVVVGELLPKSYSIVNTEQVVLFVVRPLHYFYLAMFPFIWVLNHSAASLGKLLGVKLVSEGEETLSQEELTLVALNSYQQGELTKDEYQYLENVFEFDDTLAKDIQVDRTSMQVFDASDTVKQAIKESIERGHTRYPVILESKDNVLGYVTLPALIKQSLEDDQITVESLIEEPIVTAETIPIKKLLTIMRRKGKHIAILKDEYGGTSGLVTIEDILEEIVGEIRDETDVDQALIAKQADGSYIVSGKLTLDDFERYFNEDVPEFEETNFITLAGFMSSYQKEIEPGTVITIGQFKFTVLEYDHAHIDYFNLVILPTNP, from the coding sequence ATGGTATTAAATTTTGTCATATTATTTTTTATGATAGCAATCACTGCTTTTTTTGTTGCGAGTGAATTTGCTTTGGTAAAAATCAGACGTTCCCGTTTAGAGCAATTGGAAAAAGACGACGTGAAGAACGCCAAACTAGCGCTGCATGTGACCCATCATTTAGACGATTATTTATCTGCAAGTCAGTTGGGTATCACATTGACAGGCTTGATCATTGGTTGGGTTGGCGAAGGTTCTGTGGCAGCATTGTTGGAACCTTGGATCGGTCAGCTTCCGATCGGACGGGGAATAAGTGCAACGATCTCTGTCGCATTAGGGTTCATTCTGGTGACGTATGTCGACGTTGTGGTGGGGGAACTTTTGCCGAAAAGTTATAGTATCGTCAATACGGAACAAGTTGTGTTATTCGTAGTCAGACCCTTGCATTATTTTTATCTGGCGATGTTTCCTTTCATCTGGGTATTGAATCATTCGGCAGCAAGCTTAGGTAAATTGCTAGGCGTGAAACTAGTATCAGAAGGTGAAGAAACACTCTCGCAAGAAGAATTGACTTTAGTTGCCCTCAATTCTTACCAGCAAGGTGAGTTGACAAAGGATGAATACCAGTACTTAGAAAATGTCTTTGAATTTGATGACACACTGGCAAAAGACATTCAAGTAGATCGGACATCGATGCAAGTATTTGATGCGTCAGATACAGTCAAACAAGCCATCAAGGAATCGATTGAACGTGGGCATACGAGATATCCTGTCATACTGGAATCCAAAGATAATGTGTTAGGATACGTGACATTACCTGCGTTGATCAAACAATCTTTAGAAGATGACCAGATAACGGTGGAGTCTCTGATTGAAGAACCAATCGTGACAGCAGAAACTATCCCCATCAAAAAACTATTGACGATCATGCGAAGAAAAGGAAAACATATAGCGATCTTAAAGGATGAATATGGTGGGACAAGTGGACTTGTCACGATCGAGGATATTTTAGAAGAGATCGTCGGTGAGATTCGAGATGAAACAGATGTGGACCAAGCATTGATTGCGAAACAAGCAGATGGCAGCTATATTGTTTCAGGTAAATTGACACTTGATGATTTTGAGCGCTACTTCAATGAGGATGTTCCAGAATTTGAAGAAACGAATTTTATCACTCTGGCTGGCTTTATGTCAAGCTATCAAAAAGAGATCGAACCAGGTACAGTGATTACGATTGGACAATTCAAATTTACAGTTTTGGAATATGATCATGCACATATCGACTATTTCAACTTGGTGATTTTACCAACGAATCCATAG
- a CDS encoding MATE family efflux transporter, whose protein sequence is MRDLTKGSPAKLILLFTVPLLIGNVFQQFYNMVDMIIVGQTLGKNSLAAVGATGGLTFLIIGFAQGLTAGLAIITAQRYGAKDFRGLKKSFATSVMISVIVTVILTVLSLVFIRPMLQLMQTPADIIDEAQTFIVIILWGIFAAVSFNLLSNVIRALGDSRTPLLFLIVAVIINVVLDLIFIINFGMGVEGAAIATVIAQIASSLLCIVYIKKKIPMLQLRKKDFSFDKQEIRMHLNVALPMAFQSSIIAIGAIVLQSALNSLGTDVVAAQAAAGRIDQFAVQPMMSFGIAMATFAAQNYGAKQYGRILKGVRQTLVMSIGFSFLAGAIVIFLGRPLVSLFVSPNETVVFDLAQTYFNINGSLYWILAILFILRYTLQGLGQSKVPTIAGMMELIMRSFAAIILTGIWGYPGAALASPLAWAGSVIVLLYSYIRAVKHLKQLDAEQQQFSIEDAEISY, encoded by the coding sequence ATGCGCGATTTAACAAAAGGAAGCCCAGCCAAACTGATTTTGCTATTTACTGTCCCTTTATTGATAGGCAATGTTTTTCAGCAGTTTTACAACATGGTCGATATGATCATCGTTGGGCAGACATTAGGGAAAAACTCACTAGCGGCTGTAGGAGCTACCGGTGGTTTAACTTTCTTGATTATTGGCTTTGCTCAAGGTCTAACCGCTGGTTTAGCCATTATTACAGCACAACGATATGGTGCGAAAGACTTCCGTGGGTTGAAAAAAAGTTTTGCTACAAGTGTCATGATTAGTGTCATTGTTACTGTGATTTTAACTGTCCTTAGCTTAGTATTTATTCGTCCGATGCTCCAGTTGATGCAAACACCTGCAGATATCATTGATGAAGCACAAACATTCATCGTGATCATCCTATGGGGAATCTTTGCTGCCGTCAGCTTCAATTTATTGTCAAATGTTATTCGCGCACTTGGTGATAGTCGAACGCCTTTACTCTTTTTGATCGTTGCGGTAATTATCAACGTTGTCTTGGATTTGATCTTTATTATCAACTTCGGTATGGGAGTAGAAGGTGCTGCTATTGCAACAGTGATTGCGCAAATTGCTTCTAGTCTATTATGTATCGTCTATATCAAGAAAAAGATCCCAATGCTTCAATTACGTAAAAAAGATTTTTCGTTCGATAAACAAGAGATCCGTATGCATTTGAATGTTGCTTTACCAATGGCTTTCCAATCTTCGATCATTGCGATTGGTGCAATCGTCTTGCAATCTGCATTAAACAGCTTAGGTACAGATGTCGTAGCTGCCCAAGCCGCAGCTGGTCGAATCGATCAATTTGCTGTTCAACCTATGATGTCCTTTGGGATTGCGATGGCGACTTTTGCAGCACAAAACTATGGAGCGAAACAATATGGGCGTATCTTAAAAGGCGTTCGTCAAACATTAGTGATGAGTATCGGCTTTAGTTTCTTAGCCGGAGCAATTGTCATTTTCCTTGGTCGACCATTGGTGAGCTTGTTTGTCAGCCCAAATGAAACTGTCGTTTTTGATTTGGCACAAACGTATTTCAACATCAACGGCTCCCTTTACTGGATCTTAGCTATCCTATTTATCTTACGTTACACATTACAAGGACTTGGTCAAAGTAAAGTACCGACGATTGCAGGGATGATGGAACTGATCATGCGTTCTTTCGCTGCAATCATTCTGACTGGAATCTGGGGCTATCCAGGTGCTGCTCTTGCTTCACCACTCGCTTGGGCTGGTTCTGTCATTGTCTTGCTTTACTCTTATATCCGCGCTGTGAAACATTTGAAACAGCTAGATGCCGAACAACAGCAATTTTCAATTGAAGATGCTGAAATCAGTTATTAG
- a CDS encoding KUP/HAK/KT family potassium transporter, whose amino-acid sequence MTTKHNTKKISMAGLLVAMGVVYGDIGTSPLYVMKAIVEDNGGLRGINPDFVIGAVSLIFWTLTLLTTIKYVVIALNADNHGEGGIFSLYTLVRKGGKYLIIPAMIGGAALLADGVLTPAVTVTTAIEGLRGIPQFFDRFGNDQNIIVIITLVIIFVLFMVQRFGTEVVGKAFGPIMFLWFTFLGAMGLFNFSQDWTVIRALNPYYAIQLLFSPDNKLGLFILGNIFLATTGAEALYSDLGHVGKRNIRLSWPYVKVCLVLNYFGQAAWLLNVYQNPETQAIENLNPFFKMMPASFTVIGVIFATIAAVIASQALITGSFTLVSEAIKLKLLPRLKIMYPGSSIGQMYIPAVNLILWIACSLVVVTFRTSHHMEAAYGLSITVTMLMTTALLYFYLLQTGYPKWLAHTITFFFGAIEVVFFISSIVKFFHGGFVAVLIALVILAVMFVWEQGNIIRESVAEEVALKEYIPQLQALKEDKSLPMYQTNVVFLVPDMADGKVGRQFVYSILDKRPKRAKAYWFVHVEVTDEPYTKEYQVDMMGTDFVVQVNLFLGFRVQQEINVYVRQIIHDLMKQGRLPKQPQTYSLTPGREVGDFQFILIDEVVSNVTTLGKWERQIMQAKLAIKKIATTPETWFGLEYSEVKHETVPLLIGGTRKTWLKERKSK is encoded by the coding sequence GTGACAACAAAGCATAACACAAAAAAAATCTCGATGGCTGGGTTATTAGTCGCCATGGGGGTTGTTTATGGAGATATCGGTACCAGTCCGCTTTATGTAATGAAAGCAATCGTAGAAGACAATGGCGGCTTGCGGGGGATCAACCCAGATTTTGTTATCGGAGCAGTCTCCTTGATTTTTTGGACTTTGACATTATTAACGACGATCAAATATGTCGTGATTGCTTTAAATGCAGATAACCATGGGGAAGGTGGGATTTTTTCTTTATATACTTTGGTTAGAAAAGGCGGTAAATATCTGATCATACCTGCAATGATCGGTGGCGCAGCATTATTAGCAGATGGGGTACTGACCCCCGCTGTAACGGTTACGACCGCTATTGAAGGATTGCGTGGGATTCCACAATTCTTTGACCGTTTCGGCAATGACCAGAACATCATCGTCATTATTACTTTAGTTATTATTTTTGTTTTATTCATGGTCCAACGATTCGGTACAGAAGTTGTCGGGAAAGCATTTGGACCGATTATGTTTTTATGGTTCACCTTTTTAGGCGCGATGGGCTTGTTTAATTTCAGTCAAGACTGGACAGTGATCCGTGCCTTAAATCCTTATTATGCGATCCAGTTGCTATTTAGTCCTGATAATAAGCTAGGTCTATTTATTCTAGGAAATATCTTTCTGGCTACTACTGGGGCAGAGGCGCTTTATTCTGACTTAGGACATGTCGGAAAACGAAACATTCGTTTAAGCTGGCCATACGTTAAAGTATGTTTGGTATTGAATTATTTTGGGCAGGCAGCATGGCTGTTGAATGTCTATCAAAATCCAGAAACCCAAGCGATCGAAAACTTGAATCCATTTTTCAAAATGATGCCGGCTAGTTTTACCGTCATTGGGGTCATATTTGCAACGATTGCGGCTGTTATCGCTTCGCAAGCGTTAATTACTGGGTCATTTACTCTAGTTTCAGAAGCAATCAAATTGAAATTATTGCCTCGGTTGAAAATCATGTATCCCGGAAGCAGTATCGGGCAAATGTATATTCCAGCAGTAAATTTGATTCTATGGATTGCTTGTTCACTGGTTGTTGTTACCTTTAGAACCTCACACCATATGGAAGCTGCGTACGGGCTGTCCATTACCGTAACGATGTTGATGACGACTGCCTTACTTTATTTCTATTTGCTCCAAACTGGCTATCCGAAGTGGTTAGCTCATACAATTACCTTTTTCTTTGGGGCAATCGAAGTCGTCTTCTTTATTTCAAGTATCGTGAAGTTCTTCCATGGCGGTTTTGTCGCTGTGTTGATTGCTTTAGTCATTCTAGCAGTCATGTTTGTTTGGGAACAAGGAAATATCATTCGTGAATCGGTCGCAGAAGAAGTGGCATTAAAAGAATATATTCCACAACTTCAAGCATTGAAAGAGGACAAATCCTTACCAATGTATCAAACGAATGTAGTTTTCTTAGTGCCAGATATGGCAGATGGGAAGGTTGGTCGTCAGTTCGTGTATTCCATTTTAGATAAACGACCAAAGCGGGCGAAGGCCTATTGGTTTGTCCACGTAGAAGTAACCGATGAACCCTATACGAAAGAATATCAAGTGGATATGATGGGAACCGATTTCGTTGTTCAAGTGAACCTGTTCTTAGGATTCCGCGTACAACAAGAAATCAATGTCTACGTTCGACAAATCATCCACGATTTAATGAAACAAGGACGTCTACCAAAACAACCACAGACGTATTCATTGACTCCAGGAAGAGAAGTCGGCGATTTCCAATTCATCTTGATCGACGAAGTAGTTTCCAATGTAACAACTCTTGGGAAATGGGAACGACAAATCATGCAAGCTAAACTTGCCATCAAGAAAATCGCTACGACGCCAGAAACATGGTTTGGTTTAGAATACAGTGAAGTCAAACATGAAACAGTACCTTTGCTGATTGGTGGAACAAGAAAAACGTGGTTGAAAGAACGAAAAAGTAAGTAG
- a CDS encoding putative holin-like toxin translates to MLSFGMFTIALITLVVALLSDDKKK, encoded by the coding sequence ATGCTCAGCTTTGGTATGTTTACTATCGCTCTGATCACGTTGGTTGTAGCATTGCTTAGCGACGACAAAAAGAAATAA
- a CDS encoding DUF960 domain-containing protein yields MFESFDNSRNRYASLGVVSSLPDELIDSIWFVIDLDLKGVIPLDNILAFDLINNHGKVTLHFSQAGSTVEMGIDLPFPYSPQYPAQVFAYDDGTRETILLPSEIKQY; encoded by the coding sequence ATGTTTGAAAGTTTTGATAATAGCCGTAATCGATACGCATCACTAGGTGTGGTATCAAGTTTACCAGATGAACTGATCGATAGTATCTGGTTCGTTATTGATTTAGACCTTAAGGGTGTTATTCCATTAGATAATATTTTAGCTTTTGATTTAATCAACAATCATGGGAAAGTAACCTTGCATTTTTCTCAAGCAGGCAGTACCGTCGAGATGGGGATCGATTTACCATTCCCTTATTCTCCACAGTATCCGGCGCAAGTATTTGCCTATGATGATGGGACCAGAGAAACCATTCTTCTCCCAAGTGAAATTAAACAATACTAA
- a CDS encoding TVP38/TMEM64 family protein: MAEKKTWVHRTIQVAPLVGLSIFFILIMYGYRHGIFQSADSLQQFMQQFGSYAIILFILIQIIQVIIPILPGGISSVAGMLMFGNVFGLLYSCIGLIIGEAIGFLFVRYYGTSFVRFILSPKKFQKFEQLVIEKTNNIKKVLIVTLLLPFAPDDLICLVAGLTKLSFREYMQIVILLKPWSVAVYSMIMLFLFQQAQGHF; encoded by the coding sequence ATGGCTGAGAAGAAAACATGGGTACATAGAACCATCCAAGTCGCACCACTCGTTGGATTAAGTATTTTTTTCATATTGATCATGTATGGTTATCGACATGGCATCTTTCAATCGGCAGATTCTTTGCAGCAATTCATGCAACAGTTTGGGAGCTATGCGATCATTTTATTTATTCTTATCCAAATCATCCAAGTGATCATTCCGATTCTGCCAGGAGGGATTTCTTCTGTTGCAGGGATGTTGATGTTTGGAAATGTCTTTGGGTTGCTGTATAGTTGTATTGGCTTGATTATTGGTGAAGCAATCGGCTTTTTATTCGTGCGTTATTATGGTACGAGTTTTGTCCGTTTTATCTTATCACCAAAAAAATTTCAAAAATTTGAACAGCTAGTCATTGAAAAAACAAACAATATCAAAAAGGTATTGATCGTTACTTTACTTTTGCCTTTTGCGCCAGATGATTTGATTTGTCTCGTCGCTGGGTTGACGAAGCTTTCATTTAGAGAATACATGCAAATCGTTATTCTTTTAAAACCTTGGTCGGTCGCTGTATATAGTATGATCATGTTGTTTTTATTCCAACAGGCACAAGGGCATTTTTAG
- a CDS encoding DUF2512 family protein: MKHVKALVVKAIMIWAILWIVLTGLYGVSFMDSTIVGVIIVVMIYVLGDLVILRKVGNIAATIADAGSAAVILWLYLYFMNDMTDIWMKVLIPALLIGIAEWFFHKWLLSQRIVPDERKMK, from the coding sequence ATGAAACATGTGAAGGCGTTGGTGGTAAAAGCAATCATGATTTGGGCAATTTTGTGGATCGTTTTAACGGGACTGTATGGTGTTAGTTTCATGGATTCAACGATTGTCGGAGTAATCATTGTTGTCATGATCTATGTATTAGGTGATTTGGTGATTTTACGAAAAGTAGGAAATATCGCGGCTACAATTGCAGATGCTGGTTCAGCTGCAGTCATTCTATGGTTATATCTTTATTTTATGAACGATATGACGGATATTTGGATGAAGGTTTTAATACCTGCGTTATTGATCGGGATCGCTGAATGGTTCTTCCATAAGTGGTTGTTGTCACAAAGAATCGTACCAGATGAACGAAAAATGAAATAA
- a CDS encoding 50S ribosomal protein L25/general stress protein Ctc → MSVSLEVSKREVRPRSLRNKLRHEGKVPAIVYGYNVESTPISFDRATFSKVLRENAANTVITMNIEGKKVNTLVHKVQSNTFTNQLEHVEFLSVNMTEETEVETEIVLVGESTGVKSGGVLAQNLYTVIVSATPDQLPENIEVDITDLALGDSITVADLPKNDAYTIITDGEEQIAAVVAPTEEEESTGEAAEPEVIGSTEE, encoded by the coding sequence ATGTCAGTATCATTAGAAGTAAGTAAAAGAGAAGTACGTCCCCGTTCATTGAGAAACAAATTGCGTCATGAAGGAAAAGTTCCTGCAATCGTTTATGGCTACAATGTAGAAAGCACGCCAATTTCATTTGATCGTGCGACATTTAGTAAAGTATTGCGTGAGAATGCCGCAAACACAGTTATCACAATGAATATTGAAGGAAAAAAAGTCAACACACTTGTTCATAAAGTCCAATCAAACACATTTACCAACCAATTAGAACACGTGGAGTTCCTATCTGTTAATATGACAGAAGAAACAGAAGTCGAAACAGAAATTGTCCTTGTTGGCGAATCTACTGGTGTGAAATCTGGTGGTGTATTGGCTCAAAACCTATATACTGTGATTGTTTCTGCTACGCCAGATCAATTACCAGAAAACATCGAAGTGGATATCACTGATTTAGCATTAGGTGATTCGATCACTGTAGCGGATCTACCAAAAAATGACGCATACACGATCATTACTGATGGAGAAGAACAAATCGCCGCAGTTGTTGCACCAACAGAAGAAGAAGAATCAACTGGTGAAGCAGCAGAACCAGAAGTGATTGGTTCAACTGAAGAATAA
- the udk gene encoding uridine kinase, whose product MTKSKPIIIGVTGGSGSGKTSVSRGIFSHFPDHSIMMLEQDSYYKDQSHLSFEERLNTNYDHPFAFDNELLIQHVEKLLNYEAIEKPVYDYVAHTRSQATIIQEPKEVIILEGILILEDERLRDLMDIKIYVDTDDDIRIIRRIKRDMEERGRTLDSVIEQYLTVVKPMYHQFIEPTKRYADIIVPEGGENHVAIDLITTKVASFLNHQ is encoded by the coding sequence ATGACAAAAAGCAAGCCAATTATCATTGGTGTGACGGGCGGATCGGGAAGCGGAAAGACAAGCGTCAGCCGAGGGATTTTTAGTCACTTTCCAGACCACTCCATCATGATGCTTGAACAAGATTCTTACTATAAAGATCAAAGTCATCTTAGCTTTGAAGAACGGTTGAATACAAACTACGATCATCCTTTTGCCTTTGATAATGAACTGCTGATCCAGCACGTTGAAAAACTACTGAACTATGAAGCCATTGAAAAACCAGTCTATGATTATGTTGCCCATACGAGAAGTCAAGCAACAATCATCCAAGAACCAAAAGAAGTGATTATTTTGGAAGGTATCTTGATTTTAGAAGACGAGCGTTTACGTGATTTGATGGATATCAAGATCTATGTAGATACAGACGATGACATTCGGATCATTCGCCGCATCAAACGTGACATGGAAGAGCGCGGCCGTACCTTAGATTCTGTGATCGAACAATATTTAACAGTCGTTAAGCCGATGTATCATCAGTTTATTGAACCAACAAAACGTTACGCTGATATTATCGTTCCAGAAGGTGGCGAAAATCACGTAGCTATCGACTTGATCACAACGAAAGTTGCTAGTTTTTTGAATCACCAGTAA
- a CDS encoding YjjG family noncanonical pyrimidine nucleotidase: MKYHTLLFDVDDTLLDFQQTEAEALHQLFAEQGIELTPEIRTSYKALNHHLWREFEKGQMTRDEVTGNRFGLLFQQFGKTVDSQAMDQRYRHYLNQGHHWIPGSHELLEAVSSEAELYIVTNGVSQTQHRRLTDARMIHYFREIFVSEAIGAQKPMKAFFDHVFANIPELDKERTVIIGDSLTSDIKGGNEAGIDTIWFNKNKLPEIPEIQPTYRIDSLEELYLLLEISPH; encoded by the coding sequence ATGAAATATCATACATTATTATTCGACGTAGATGATACGTTATTAGATTTTCAACAAACAGAAGCAGAAGCCTTGCACCAACTCTTTGCGGAACAAGGCATTGAACTGACACCAGAGATCAGAACAAGTTATAAAGCATTGAATCATCATTTATGGCGAGAATTTGAAAAAGGGCAGATGACAAGAGATGAAGTGACAGGCAACCGCTTTGGTCTGTTGTTCCAACAGTTCGGCAAGACAGTAGATAGCCAAGCAATGGATCAACGTTATCGACATTATTTGAATCAGGGCCATCATTGGATTCCTGGAAGCCATGAATTACTGGAAGCAGTGTCAAGTGAAGCTGAACTTTATATAGTGACGAATGGGGTTTCTCAAACCCAACATCGACGATTAACAGATGCTCGGATGATCCATTATTTTCGAGAAATTTTTGTCTCAGAAGCAATTGGCGCACAAAAGCCAATGAAGGCTTTTTTTGATCACGTGTTTGCTAATATTCCTGAGTTGGACAAAGAACGAACGGTGATTATCGGTGATTCACTGACTTCGGATATCAAAGGTGGAAATGAAGCAGGGATCGATACGATCTGGTTCAATAAAAATAAGTTGCCTGAAATACCAGAGATCCAACCAACCTATCGGATTGATTCTTTAGAAGAACTTTACCTGCTCTTGGAAATCTCACCTCATTAA
- a CDS encoding YaiI/YqxD family protein → MRKIFIDGDGSPVKNDVIEIAASFQLEVMIVTSVDHYTNKEYPSYVQFVYVDKGADSADYKIVGLIKNGDFLITQDYGLASLVLPKGVRVFHQSGKEFDTTNIDGLLEQRYQSSKLRKAGIRTKGPKPFTHEDHQRFKEALIRALKES, encoded by the coding sequence ATGCGAAAAATATTCATTGATGGTGACGGCTCTCCAGTGAAAAATGATGTGATTGAAATTGCGGCATCTTTTCAATTAGAGGTAATGATCGTGACAAGTGTCGATCACTATACTAATAAAGAGTATCCAAGTTATGTACAGTTTGTTTATGTCGATAAAGGGGCAGACAGTGCAGATTATAAAATCGTCGGGCTGATCAAAAATGGTGATTTTTTGATCACTCAAGATTATGGCTTAGCTTCACTGGTCTTACCTAAAGGTGTTAGAGTCTTTCATCAATCGGGGAAAGAGTTTGATACCACGAACATTGACGGATTATTGGAACAACGTTACCAAAGCAGTAAGTTGAGAAAAGCGGGTATCCGGACGAAAGGGCCGAAGCCTTTCACTCACGAAGATCACCAACGGTTCAAAGAAGCGCTGATCCGAGCGCTTAAAGAAAGTTGA
- a CDS encoding 16S rRNA pseudouridine(516) synthase, which yields MRLDKLIEKELETSRKEMKRLFAMKLVRIDGKVEQKQNRNVDSLLHCIEVDGVNLHTNEVYFMLNKPKKAVTAVTDVHKTTVIDLLASADRTQPLYPVGRLDRDTTGLSLITSNGQLGYEMLLPEKKVKKTYVAVVNEQVTEADQVAFEKGIIFDSGYQCLPAHLEVLDIQQGQSIVRLTIQEGKFHQVKKMFLACGKKVTALQRISMGPLQLDPHLAEGSYRSLTLDELKKLKKYFK from the coding sequence ATGCGGTTAGATAAATTAATAGAAAAAGAATTAGAAACATCACGTAAAGAGATGAAACGACTTTTTGCGATGAAACTCGTACGTATCGATGGTAAAGTGGAACAGAAACAGAATCGTAATGTGGATAGTTTGCTCCACTGTATCGAAGTGGATGGCGTAAATCTACATACAAATGAAGTATACTTTATGCTGAATAAACCCAAAAAAGCTGTAACAGCGGTGACAGACGTTCACAAAACGACCGTTATCGATTTGTTGGCTTCAGCCGACCGCACCCAGCCTTTGTATCCAGTGGGGCGATTAGATCGTGATACAACAGGGTTATCGCTAATCACTTCAAATGGACAATTAGGCTATGAAATGTTACTGCCTGAGAAGAAAGTGAAGAAAACATACGTAGCAGTTGTCAATGAACAAGTGACAGAAGCTGATCAAGTTGCTTTTGAAAAAGGGATCATCTTTGATAGTGGCTATCAGTGTTTGCCAGCCCATCTAGAAGTCTTGGATATCCAACAAGGACAAAGTATCGTACGCCTGACGATCCAAGAAGGAAAATTCCACCAAGTGAAAAAAATGTTTTTGGCTTGTGGGAAAAAAGTGACAGCATTACAACGCATCAGCATGGGTCCATTACAGTTAGATCCACATTTAGCTGAAGGTTCATATCGTTCATTGACGTTAGACGAACTAAAAAAACTAAAAAAATATTTTAAATAA
- a CDS encoding GNAT family N-acetyltransferase: protein MEKVIVTEKELDELVAVIHDVWPEAFTPIIGQKQVAYMLETYQSKEQIEKECATGVNYFLLKLDGRTVGYTAYEKMGSSIYLSKLYILREVRGKGLTSEIFRWYEQLAKETEAQEIFLRVNQGNQQAIAVYQHQGFVIEGELISDIGEGFQMVDYKMKKRLA from the coding sequence TTGGAGAAAGTAATAGTAACTGAGAAAGAACTCGATGAACTCGTGGCAGTTATCCATGACGTATGGCCAGAAGCCTTTACGCCGATCATCGGTCAAAAGCAAGTCGCTTATATGTTGGAAACCTATCAATCAAAAGAACAGATTGAAAAAGAATGTGCAACAGGAGTCAATTATTTCTTATTGAAGCTAGATGGGCGGACGGTTGGCTATACTGCTTATGAAAAGATGGGTTCTTCGATCTATTTAAGTAAACTCTATATTCTTCGAGAAGTACGAGGGAAAGGTTTGACCTCTGAAATTTTTCGTTGGTACGAACAACTAGCAAAAGAAACAGAAGCACAGGAGATTTTCTTGCGTGTCAATCAAGGAAATCAACAAGCAATCGCAGTCTATCAACATCAGGGATTTGTCATTGAGGGAGAGTTGATCAGCGATATCGGCGAAGGATTTCAAATGGTTGATTATAAAATGAAAAAAAGACTCGCATAA